In one Nicotiana sylvestris chromosome 8, ASM39365v2, whole genome shotgun sequence genomic region, the following are encoded:
- the LOC104210791 gene encoding uncharacterized protein isoform X2 codes for MQLCRSVASWISRFFACMGSCLGCCIKPPHVISVDRPSKGQKVQGKHLRKRSSRDDFWSSSACEMENSAFPSQRSISSISTSNQGLDPHSSSSTTNNNAEFVNHGLILWSKTRQEWIGSRTPQKRTAAREPKLSFGASYETLLGTNKPFPQSIPLSEMVDFLVDVWEQEGLYD; via the exons ATGCAACTTTGTAGATCAGTAGCCTCCTGGATTTCACGTTTCTTCGCTTGCATGGG AAGTTGTCTTGGGTGCTGTATAAAGCCCCCACATGTTATTTCAGTGGATAGGCCATCCAAAGGACAGAAAGTTCAGGGTAAACACTTGAGGAAACGTAGTTCAAGGGACGACTTCTGGAGCAGTAGTGCTTGTGAGATGGAGAATAGCGCATTTCCTTCACAGAGAAGCATCTCGTCAATTAGTACTTCAAATCAGGGCCTTGATCCCCATAGTAGCTCCAGCACCACAAACAACAACGCTGAATTTGTAAATCATG GTCTAATTCTTTGGAGTAAAACTAGGCAAGAATGGATTGGAAGTAGAACACCTCAGAAGCGTACTGCAGCTCGAGAACCTAAACTAAG CTTTGGTGCGAGTTACGAGACTTTGCTAGGGACCAACAAGCCTTTCCCTCAGTCAATCCCTCTATCG GAAATGGTAGACTTTCTTGTTGATGTCTGGGAACAGGAGGGGCTATATGATTGA
- the LOC104210787 gene encoding RNA-dependent RNA polymerase 6: MGSEGSEKDLVVTQISVGGFDNDVNAKMLSEYLEEQVGQVWRCRLKISATPPDSYPTYDIDAERVHRMKDYEKVVPHAFVHFASSESAKHALAAAGGNELILGKKPLIVSLGPENPYRLNQRRRTTMPFRFSDVSVEMGVLVSKDDFVVGWRGPRTGVDFFVDPFNGACRILFTKDTAFSFRGEARHAIIKCNFKIEFMVREINEIKKCKDFTSLVILLQLASSPLVFYRTADDDIEESVAFDLLDDDDQWIRTTDITGSGAIGRCNTYRISIRPRNGPSFEKAMAYFSFHRVPMVEMCNRKMLRVRDEPDFGVSMSDPFFCFQNEGISFKVMFLVNAVLHKGIVNQHQMTNEFFYLLRSRQEEVNLAALKHMFSYKWPVNDAIQKLVGIQKWLMKNPKLLERTGELDDIVEVRRLVITPTKAYCLPPTVELSNRVLRNYKHVADRFLRVTFMDEGMRNLNRNVLTYYAATIVREITSNSNPQRTAIFQRVKSILSRGFHLCGRKYSFLAFSANQLRDRSAWFFAEDPKIRVPGIISWMGRFSNRNVAKCAARMGQCFSSTYATVEVPSREVNSELPDIERNGYVFSDGIGMISADLAIEVAEKLHLSVNPPSAYQIRYAGCKGVVACWPTKNDGIRLSLRPSMKKFDSNHTILEICSWTRFQPGFLNRQIVTLLSSLDVKDGIFWEMQKEMISGLDKMLVDSDVAFDVITASCAEAGNTAAIMLSAGFKPQSEPHLRGMLSSIRASQLGDLRNKARIFVPSGRWLMGCLDELGELEQGQCFIQVSSPSLENCFIKHGPKFSDIKQNLQVVKGLVVIAKNPCLHPGDVRILEAVDVPGLHHLYDCLVFPQKGDRPHSNEASGSDLDGDLYFVTWDENLIPPSKKSWIPMNYEPAEVKQLGRQVNHMDIIDFFSKNMVQESLGEICNAHVVHADLSEFGALDEKCLKLAELAALAVDFPKTGKLVTMPFDLKPKMYPDFMGKEEFQSYKSKKILGKLYRQVKDVCDTEGEVSAGLELVPNDIPYDSSLEIPGSTAFIDDAWNSKCSYDGQLHGLLGQYKVNREEEVVTGHIWSMPKYSAKKQGELKERLKHAYNTLRKEFRNVFERMDPDFDLLPDDEKNDMYERKASAWYQVTYNPHWVARSLELQLPDAISSTVMLSFAWIAADYLARIKIRHRGLQYSDSTKPINSLGRYLVDKI, translated from the exons ATGGGATCAGAGGGCTCTGAAAAGGATCTCGTAGTGACTCAAATTAGTGTTGGTGGGTTTGACAATGATGTCAATGCGAAAATGCTTTCAGAATATCTGGAAGAACAAGTTGGACAAGTATGGAGATGTAGATTAAAGATTTCAGCCACCCCTCCTGACTCTTACCCAACTTATGACATTGATGCAGAGAGGGTGCATAGAATGAAAGATTACGAAAAAGTGGTACCTCATGCATTCGTTCATTTTGCATCTTCAGAGTCCGCAAAACATGCTCTGGCTGCTGCTGGGGGTAATGAGCTCATATTAGGAAAGAAGCCTTTGATTGTTAGTTTGGGACCTGAGAATCCCTATCGTCTGAATCAGCGGAGAAGAACTACCATGCCCTTTAGATTTTCAGATGTTAGTGTAGAGATGGGAGTACTGGTTAGTAAAGATGACTTTGTGGTTGGTTGGAGGGGACCTCGCACTGGTGTTGACTTTTTTGTGGACCCATTCAACGGGGCATGCAGAATACTTTTCACAAAGGATACTGCTTTCTCTTTCAGGGGTGAAGCCAGACATGCCATTATAAAATGCAATTTCAAGATTGAGTTTATGGTAAGGGAAATCAATGAGATAAAGAAATGTAAAGACTTTACGTCTTTGGTAATACTGTTGCAGTTGGCTTCATCTCCATTGGTTTTCTATAGAACTGCTGATGATGATATTGAAGAATCAGTTGCATTTGACTTGTTAGACGATGATGATCAATGGATCCGTACCACAGATATTACAGGTAGTGGAGCCATTGGTAGGTGTAATACCTACCGTATTTCAATTCGACCTCGCAATGGTCCTAGCTTTGAGAAGGCCATGGCATATTTCAGTTTTCATAGGGTTCCCATGGTAGAAATGTGTAACCGGAAGATGCTCCGGGTGAGGGACGAGCCTGATTTTGGGGTGTCCATGTCAGATCCTTTCTTCTGCTTCCAAAATGAAGGTATAAGCTTTAAGGTCATGTTTCTGGTGAATGCGGTTTTGCACAAAGGCATAGTTAATCAGCATCAAATGACTAATGAATTCTTTTACTTACTTAGAAGTCGTCAGGAGGAGGTTAATTTAGCTGCACTGAAGCACATGTTTTCTTACAAATGGCCTGTCAATGATGCTATTCAGAAGTTAGTAGGCATCCAGAAATGGCTGATGAAAAACCCTAAACTTCTCGAGAGAACTGGAGAGTTGGATGATATTGTAGAGGTTAGGAGATTGGTTATCACCCCAACCAAAGCATACTGTCTTCCACCGACTGTGGAGCTTTCCAACAGAGTCCTCAGGAATTATAAACATGTTGCAGATCGATTTTTGCGAGTTACATTCATGGACGAGGGCATGCGGAACTTGAATAGGAATGTGCTGACATACTATGCTGCTACCATTGTGAGGGAAATCACATCAAATTCGAATCCCCAGAGAACTGCAATCTTCCAAAGGGTGAAAAGTATTCTGAGTAGAGGATTTCATTTGTGTGGTCGAAAGTACTCCTTTTTGGCATTCTCAGCTAACCAGCTGAGGGATCGTTCTGCCTGGTTTTTTGCAGAAGACCCTAAAATTAGGGTACCCGGCATCATAAGCTGGATGGGGAGGTTCAGTAACAGGAATGTCGCCAAATGTGCAGCTAGGATGGGACAGTGCTTTTCATCAACTTATGCAACAGTGGAAGTCCCTTCAAGGGAGGTTAACTCAGAGCTTCCAGATATTGAAAGAAATGGGTATGTTTTCTCTGATGGAATCGGCATGATATCAGCAGATCTAGCTATAGAAGTTGCAGAGAAGCTGCATTTAAGTGTCAACCCTCCTTCTGCTTATCAGATAAGGTATGCTGGTTGTAAAGGTGTTGTTGCTTGTTGGCCGACAAAGAATGATGGCATCCGCCTTTCTCTGAGGCCAAGTATGAAGAAATTCGACTCAAATCACACTATCCTTGAAATATGCTCTTGGACGAGATTTCAACCTGGTTTCCTGAACCGGCAAATAGTAACCCTGCTCTCTTCCTTGGACGTTAAAGATGGAATATTCTGGGAAATGCAAAAAGAAATGATATCAGGGTTGGATAAAATGCTCGTGGATTCGGACGTGGCTTTTGATGTCATCACAGCTTCATGTGCTGAGGCAGGAAATACTGCAGCTATAATGTTGAGTGCAGGTTTTAAACCTCAAAGTGAGCCTCATTTAAGAGGGATGCTCTCTAGCATAAGAGCTTCTCAGCTTGGGGACCTCAGGAATAAGGCAAGGATATTTGTTCCTTCGGGAAGGTGGTTGATGGGCTGTTTGGATGAATTAGGTGAGCTTGAGCAAGGCCAATGCTTTATTCAAGTGTCAAGCCCTTCTTTGGAGAATTGTTTTATTAAGCATGGTCCGAAATTTTCTGATATAAAGCAAAATCTTCAAGTAGTAAAGGGCCTTGTTGTAATTGCAAAGAACCCGTGTCTTCATCCTGGGGATGTGAGGATTCTGGAGGCTGTAGATGTTCCTGGTTTACACCATCTCTATGATTGTCTGGTCTTTCCTCAGAAGGGGGATAGGCCACATTCAAATGAAGCATCAGGAAGTGACCTGGATGGTGACCTCTACTTTGTGACTTGGGATGAAAATCTCATCCCACCCAGTAAGAAAAGCTGGATCCCGATGAACTATGAACCTGCGGAAGTCAAACAGTTGGGTCGTCAAGTTAATCATATG GACATAatagattttttttcaaaaaacatGGTCCAAGAGAGTCTAGGAGAAATCTGCAACGCACATGTGGTTCATGCTGACCTCAGTGAATTTGGAGCTTTGGATGAGAAGTGCCTAAAATTGGCAGAGCTTGCTGCTCTAGCCGTTGACTTCCCCAAAACTGGAAAACTTGTGACCATGCCGTTTGACCTCAAACCAAAAATGTATCCCGACTTCATGGGGAAAGAGGAATTCCAATCAtacaagtcaaagaaaattttgGGCAAATTGTATAGGCAAGTGAAAGATGTATGTGATACAGAGGGTGAAGTATCTGCTGGACTTGAGCTTGTCCCAAACGACATCCCATATGACTCTAGTCTTGAGATCCCAGGATCCACAGCTTTCATAGACGATGCATGGAACAGCAAATGTTCTTATGATGGTCAGTTGCATGGACTTTTAGGGCAATACAAAGTTAACAGGGAAGAAGAGGTGGTTACTGGACATATATGGTCCATGCCGAAGTACAGTGCTAAGAAGCAAGGGGAATTAAAAGAGAGGCTGAAGCACGCATATAATACGCTGAGGAAGGAGTTCAGGAATGTCTTCGAGCGTATGGATCCTGATTTTGATCTTCTTCCCGATGATGAGAAGAATGATATGTATGAAAGAAAGGCATCTGCATGGTATCAGGTCACCTACAATCCTCATTGGGTTGCTAGATCACTGGAGTTGCAATTGCCAGATGCTATCTCAAGTACTGTAATGTTAAGTTTTGCATGGATTGCAGCAGATTACCTTGCTCGAATTAAAATTAGGCACAGGGGATTGCAGTATTCCGACTCTACCAAGCCAATCAATTCCCTTGGAAGGTATCTTGTTGACAAAATATGA
- the LOC104210791 gene encoding uncharacterized protein isoform X1: MYNICLKIEIEACFRRMPLCSILGFFGEYLRAVIGTMMEKLKETWRALINSRSCLGCCIKPPHVISVDRPSKGQKVQGKHLRKRSSRDDFWSSSACEMENSAFPSQRSISSISTSNQGLDPHSSSSTTNNNAEFVNHGLILWSKTRQEWIGSRTPQKRTAAREPKLSFGASYETLLGTNKPFPQSIPLSEMVDFLVDVWEQEGLYD, translated from the exons ATGTATAATATATGTTTAAAAATCGAAATTGAGGCATGTTTTAGACGTATGCCTTTGTGTTCTATTTTGGGTTTTTTTGGAGAATATCTTCGAGCCGTCATTGGTACAATGATGGAAAAGTTGAAGGAGACATGGAGGGCACTTATTAAT AGCAGAAGTTGTCTTGGGTGCTGTATAAAGCCCCCACATGTTATTTCAGTGGATAGGCCATCCAAAGGACAGAAAGTTCAGGGTAAACACTTGAGGAAACGTAGTTCAAGGGACGACTTCTGGAGCAGTAGTGCTTGTGAGATGGAGAATAGCGCATTTCCTTCACAGAGAAGCATCTCGTCAATTAGTACTTCAAATCAGGGCCTTGATCCCCATAGTAGCTCCAGCACCACAAACAACAACGCTGAATTTGTAAATCATG GTCTAATTCTTTGGAGTAAAACTAGGCAAGAATGGATTGGAAGTAGAACACCTCAGAAGCGTACTGCAGCTCGAGAACCTAAACTAAG CTTTGGTGCGAGTTACGAGACTTTGCTAGGGACCAACAAGCCTTTCCCTCAGTCAATCCCTCTATCG GAAATGGTAGACTTTCTTGTTGATGTCTGGGAACAGGAGGGGCTATATGATTGA
- the LOC104210789 gene encoding phospholipase D alpha 1-like has product MGPRLLHGTLHATIYEVDKIRGGCGDCCGPTASPQKVSRRFLNNVKKLFFCAPEISGTKFYATIDLDKARVGRTRIFENDPSNPRWYETFRIYCAHEISNIIFTIKDENPVSATLIGRAYLPVEEVLNRYVVDRWVPILDEDGYPISGRSKIHVRLQFFNVKQDSNWSRGINSLAFGGVPYTFFKERQGCQVTLYPDADISDDDITNYLKSQGLFEPQRCWEDIFDAINNAKHLIYIAGWSVYTKITLIRNPKRPKIGGDLTLGELLKKKASEGVNVLLLIWDDRTSVEVLKRNGLMSTHDQETAEYFKNTEVHCCLCPRNPDSGKTITQGFQVGTMFTHHQKTIVVDSEIPGGMSQKRMIVSFLGGIDLCDGRYDTREHSLFRTLDTVHKQDFHQPNFPGSSIAKGGPREPWHDIHCRLEGPVAWDALYNFEQRWRKQIGNRFIYSMTELDKFIIRPTEVTASKDRETWNVQIFRSIDGGAVVDFPGKPEEAAEVGLVTGKDSVIDQSIHDAYISAIRRAKNFIYIENQYFVGSCYGWKPSEDIKLEDIGALHLIPKEISLKIVSKIQAGERFTVYVVIPMWPEGIPESDSVQAILDWQRRTMEMMYTDICNALQAKGITNADPRDYLTFFCLGNREVEKPGEYKPPEKPDPDTDYSRAQEFRRFMIYVHSKMMIVDDEYIIIGSANINQRSMDGARDSEIAMGGYQPYHLAANQPPRGKIYGFRMALWCEHLNYADDSFVDPTSLECVRKVNGMADESWKLYSSDTFDLDLPGHLLSYPINISNTGQITAIPGFKFFPDTKASVLGTKSQLLPPILTT; this is encoded by the exons ATGGGACCACGTTTGCTGCATGGGACTCTTCATGCTACCATATATGAAGTTGATAAGATAAGGGGTGGCTGTGGTGATTGTTGTGGCCCG ACTGCATCTCCCCAGAAAGTATCAAGAAGATTTCTAAACAATGTCAAGAAATTGTTCTTTTGTGCGCCAGAG ATTTCTGGTACAAAATTCTATGCAACCATAGATTTAGATAAGGCAAGAGTTGGGAGGACCAGAATCTTTGAAAATGACCCTTCCAACCCTCGGTGGTATGAAACATTTCGTATTTATTGTGCACATGAGATTTCTAACATCATTTTTACAATAAAAGATGAGAATCCTGTTAGCGCGACACTAATTGGAAGAGCTTATCTCCCTGTTGAGGAAGTCTTGAATAGATATGTAGTCGATAGATGGGTACCAATATTAGATGAAGACGGCTATCCAATAAGTGGTCGTTCAAAAATCCATGTAAGGTTGCAGTTCTTTAACGTTAAACAAGACAGTAATTGGTCTAGAGGAATTAACTCCCTGGCATTTGGAGGAGTCCCTTATACCTTCTTTAAAGAGAGACAAGGGTGTCAAGTTACACTCTATCCTGATGCGGACATCTCAGACGATGATATCACAAATTATCTCAAGTCTCAAGGACTTTTTGAACCTCAGAGATGTTGGGAAGACATTTTTGATGCAATCAACAATGCAAAGCACTTAATTTATATAGCCGGTTGGTCTGTATATACTAAAATCACCTTGATAAGAAACCCAAAGAGGCCAAAGATAGGCGGAGACCTTACTCTTGGCGAGCTCCTTAAAAAAAAGGCGAGTGAGGGTGTTAATGTTCTCTTGTTAATTTGGGATGACAGAACTTCGGTTGAGGTATTAAAAAGAAATGGACTAATGTCAACCCATGATCAAGAAACTGCAGAGTATTTTAAGAACACAGAAGTCCATTGTTGTTTGTGTCCGCGGAACCCTGACAGTGGAAAGACTATAACTCAGGGGTTTCAGGTTGGTACAATGTTTACTCACCATCAAAAGACTATTGTGGTAGACAGTGAAATTCCAGGAGGGATGTCACAGAAAAGAATGATAGTTAGCTTTCTTGGTGGTATTGATCTTTGTGATGGGCGATATGACACTCGCGAACACTCCTTATTCAGAACATTGGATACAGTTCATAAACAAGATTTCCATCAGCCCAATTTTCCAGGCTCTTCAATCGCAAAAGGTGGTCCAAGAGAGCCCTGGCATGACATTCATTGCAGGCTAGAAGGACCTGTTGCTTGGGACGCCCTGTACAATTTTGAACAAAGGTGGCGGAAACAGATTGGGAATCGATTTATCTATTCTATGACTGAGCTTGATAAATTTATTATTCGTCCAACAGAAGTTACAGCATCGAAGGATAGAGAAACGTGGAACGTTCAGATATTTCGATCCATTGATGGTGGTGCTGTCGTTGACTTCCCTGGAAAACCAGAAGAAGCTGCTGAGGTAGGCCTTGTTACTGGCAAGGATAGTGTCATTGATCAAAGTATCCATGATGCATACATTAGTGCCATTCGTCGAGCTAAGAATTTCATTTACATTGAAAACCAATACTTTGTTGGAAGCTGCTATGGTTGGAAGCCATCAGAAGATATCAAGCTCGAGGACATCGGAGCTTTGCATCTTATCCCAAAGGAGATCTCGCTTAAGATAGTGAGCAAGATTCAAGCAGGAGAGAGATTTACAGTTTACGTTGTTATTCCAATGTGGCCAGAAGGTATACCTGAAAGTGATTCAGTTCAGGCAATTTTAGATTGGCAAAGAAGGACAATGGAAATGATGTACACAGACATATGTAATGCCCTTCAGGCTAAAGGAATAACTAATGCTGATCCTAGAGATTACTTGACATTTTTCTGCCTTGGCAACCGTGAAGTCGAAAAGCCTGGAGAATACAAGCCTCCAGAGAAACCAGATCCTGATACTGATTATTCAAGAGCTCAAGAGTTCAGGCGCTTTATGATCTATGTTCATTCAAAAATGATGATTG TTGATGATGAATACATCATAATTGGCTCCGCGAACATAAATCAAAGGTCAATGGATGGTGCAAGAGATTCTGAGATTGCTATGGGTGGCTACCAACCATATCATCTTGCAGCTAATCAACCACCTAGAGGAAAAATATATGGTTTTCGAATGGCATTATGGTGTGAGCATCTGAACTATGCAGATGATTCGTTTGTCGATCCAACGAGTCTAGAATGTGTTAGGAAAGTAAATGGAATGGCTGATGAGAGTTGGAAGCTTTATTCCAGTGACACATTTGATTTAGATCTTCCAGGCCACCTTCTTAGCTACCCTATAAATATTTCAAACACTGGACAGATTACAGCAATTCCTGGATTTAAGTTCTTCCCAGACACAAAAGCTTCTGTTCTTGGTACCAAATCTCAGTTACTACCACCTATCCTCACTACATGA
- the LOC138876103 gene encoding uncharacterized protein, with protein MSPYKLVFRKAYHLPVELEHNAWWALKQLNLDIEAATTIRITELHELDELRHLAFESTRLYKERMKRLHDQNIVERHFKPGDMVLLYNSRLRLFPGKLKSRWSGPFRVVEVFPSGAVEIVAEKDSQTFRVNGQRLKLYIGMKETKEVS; from the coding sequence atgtcgccatataagttggtgttcaGAAAGGCCTACCAtttgccagtggaacttgaacataatGCTTGGTGGGCATTGAAACAGCTGAACCTAGACATTGAGGCTGCGACCACAATAAGAATcactgaattgcatgagctcgacgagttaagacatcttgcttttgagagcacaaggttgtacaaggagagaatgaagaggttgcatgaccagaacattgttgagcgacATTTCAAACCCGGGGACATGGTATTGCTCTATAACTCAAGATTACGGTTGTTCCCTGGTAAGctcaagtcacgatggtctggtccATTTCGAGTGGTTGAAGTCTTCCCTTCAGGAGCTGTGGAGATTGTCGCGGAGAAGGACTCTCaaacatttagagtcaatgggcagagattgaaGCTATACATAGGCATGAAAGAAACAAAGGAAGTGTCATAG
- the LOC104210788 gene encoding ethylene-responsive transcription factor WIN1-like — protein MVQSKKFKGVRQRQWGSWVSEIRHPLLKKRIWLGTFETAEEAARAYDEAAILMNGQVAKTNFPIVKENHGNNSNDKKFPLSSASTLSTVLNAKLRKCCKDPAPSMTCLRLDNDNCHIGVWQKRSGKNSGSNWITKIELGKKEEPHQSHDSMNSWSLSSSSGSTSSSSSSELGISKPLDEENRAAMQMVEELLNCNSPFSSAPISDLSPSFSNFK, from the exons ATGGTACAATCAAAGAAGTTCAAAGGTGTCAGACAACGCCAGTGGGGCTCTTGGGTTTCTGAAATTCGCCACCCTTTGCT GAAGAAAAGGATATGGCTCGGAACATTTGAGACAGCAGAGGAAGCAGCAAGAGCATATGATGAAGCAGCAATCTTGATGAATGGTCAAGTTGCAAAAACAAACTTCCCAATAGTAAAGGAGAATCATGGTAACAACAGTAATGACAAGAAATTCCCCTTATCTTCTGCATCTACACTGTCCACTGTGCTCAATGCAAAGCTGAGGAAATGTTGCAAAGATCCAGCACCTTCCATGACCTGTCTGAGGCTCGATAACGATAATTGTCACATTGGAGTATGGCAAAAGAGATCAGGAAAAAATTCAGGCTCTAATTGGATAACAAAAATTGAGCTTGGGAAGAAGGAGGAGCCTCATCAGAGCCATGACAGTATGAATTCTTGGTCTCTATCATCATCCTCTGGTTCTACatcctcttcatcttcttctgaacttgGAATTAGTAAGCCGTTAGATGAAGAAAACAGAGCTGCTATGCAGATGGTTGAAGAGCTACTCAATTGTAATTCTCCATTTTCTTCTGCACCTATTAGTGATCTCTCTCCCTCTTTTTCCAACTTTAAATGA